A section of the Lepidochelys kempii isolate rLepKem1 chromosome 4, rLepKem1.hap2, whole genome shotgun sequence genome encodes:
- the CDC25B gene encoding M-phase inducer phosphatase 2, which yields MDGQGVPGGCSPARGRSAAARPSRLPGLSGGFPRGASGLLSPGVLSPVTNLTLNLNNLAGLGSPYDTPKRKKLGIGFKSEWSSVSQDSVSSESSQDSGWSESLDSGVGLDSPGQLDPEPFEDVFEKAILESGRVVKGNRFPVRRIHSLPERLLGTSPALKHISNGKEFGSPETHEWPSRRKENKENAGFVFKIPLRPTNHSRLHPFDGSSEKDPFAQRPNSAPDLLCGTPEKENMGMEAESPVSLRRSSLTSFVTEEEEDGFMMILDEEELKSDADVPPGMENLLTAPLVKKEGADLRLVRRSKCRQLFRSPSMPSSVIRPILKRLDRPQDKDTPVKTKRRKSVAGTPIEEKAEEPKARLLRSRSFCHDEIENILDNDHRELIGDFSKAYLLQTVEGKHQDLKYISPEMMVAVLNGQFNSLLENCVIVDCRYPYEYEGGHIKGAVNLPLEQDVEDFLLKNPIVPFDVQKRVIVIFHCEFSSERGPRMCRFVREKDRARNEYPNLHYPELYILKGGYKEFFPQYQAHCEPRDYRPMHHEDFKEDLRKFRQKSRTWAGEKSKRELYSRLKNF from the exons ATGGACGGCCAGGGCGTCCCGGGCGGCTGCAGCCCTGCCCGGGGCAGGAGCGCGGCGGCGAGACCGTCCCGGCTCCCCGGGCTCTCCGGCGGCTTCCCCCGGGGGGCCAGCGGCCTCTTGTCGCCGGGGGTCCTGTCTCCAGTCACCAACCTGACCCTCAATCTGAACAACCTGGCCGGGCTGGGAAG tCCATATGACACCCCAAAGAGGAAGAAGCTGGGGATCGGCTTCAAGAGCGAATGGTCTTCGGTGTCGCAGGACTCCGTCTCGTCTGAGTCGTCGCAGGACTCCGGGTGGTCCGAGTCTTTGGATTCAG GAGTTGGGCTGGATTCCCCTGGACAGCTGGACCCAGAACCCTTTGAAGACGT CTTTGAGAAAGCAATTCTGGAATCAGGAAGAGTTGTCAAAGG CAACAGATTCCCCGTCCGGAGGATCCACTCCCTGCCG GAGAGGCTCCTGGGCACCAGTCCTGCCCTGAAACACATTTCCAACGGCAAGGAGTTCGGCAGCCCGGAGACACATGAATGGCCCTCGCGCCGGAAAGAGAACAAGGAGAAT GCGGGGTTTGTATTTAAGATACCGCTGAGGCCCACGAATCACAGCCGGCTTCACCCCTTCGATGGGAGCAGCGAGAAGGACCCTTTTGCACAGAGACCAAACTCCGCCCCGGACCTCCTG TGTGGCACGCCCGAGAAGGAGAACATGGGGATGGAAGCCGAGAGCCCGGTGAGCCTGCGCCGCTCCTCCCTGACCTCCTTCGTgaccgaggaggaggaggatgggttTATGATGATCCTGGATGAGGAGGAGCTGAAG AGCGATGCAGACGTGCCACCGGGGATGGAGAACCTGCTGACTGCCCCACTGGTGAAAAAGGAAGGCGCTGATCTG AGATTGGTGAGACGCAGCAAATGTCGCCAGCTCTTCCGGTCCCCCTCCATGCCCAGCAGCGTGATCCGGCCCATCCTGAAGCGTCTGGACAGGCCGCAGGACAAAGACACTCCGGTCAAAACCAAGAGGCGGAAGAGCGTGGCTGGCACCCCGATCGAGGAGAAGGCGGAGGAGCCG AAAGCACGGCTGTTGCGCTCCAGGTCCTTTTGCCATGATGAGATTGAGAACATCTTGGATAATGACCACCGAGAACTCATCGGGGACTTCTCAAAG GCCTATCTTCTACAGACTGTGGAGGGGAAACATCAGGACTTGAAATACATCTCCCCAGAAATG ATGGTGGCCGTACTGAACGGCCAGTTCAACAGCCTCCTTGAGAACTGTGTGATCGTGGACTGCCGGTATCCCTACGAATATGAAGGAGGTCACATCAAG GGGGCTGTGAACCTGCCGCTGGAGCAGGACGTAGAGGACTTCCTGCTGAAGAACCCCATCGTCCCGTTCGACGTGCAGAAGAGGGTGATAGTGATATTCCACTGTGAATTTTCTTCGGAGAGGGGTCCCAGAAT GTGCCGGTTTGTCAGGGAAAAAGATCGGGCACGCAATGAGTACCCCAACCTACACTATCCAGAACTGTACATCTTGAAAGGAGGATACAAAGAATTCTTCCCGCAGTACCAA GCGCACTGTGAACCTCGGGACTACCGTCCCATGCACCACGAGGACTTCAAGGAGGACCTGCGGAAGTTCCGCCAGAAGAGCCGCACGTGGGCAGGAGAAAAGAGCAAGCGGGAGCTGTACAGCCGCCTCAAGAACTTCTGA
- the AP5S1 gene encoding AP-5 complex subunit sigma-1, with protein sequence MVHAFLIHTLHPRPGEEAGLCRVLYSRVFGSERLDQSPEESGPHDLEKERLGRKEQILAVARQVDSTCKLLHQASGRPASDFPIQLPDEPISLQDAPSGVFRLPPGDPFRENKMVLWLGVLSLGFALVCDPQENLMLAENTLRLVVKYLLEHLKLLSQGSNVVLKADKTEIILSKFLPHGQLLFLNDQFVQGLEKELVACLSK encoded by the exons ATGGTTCACGCATTCCTCATCCATACACTGCACCCTCGGCCCGGGGAAGAGGCTGGGCTCTGCCGGGTGCTGTATTCCAGGGTCTTTGGCTCTGAGAGGCTGGACCAGTCACCAGAGGAGTCCGGGCCGCATGATCTCGAGAAGGAGAGACTGGGCAGGAAGGAGCAGATTTTGGCTGTGGCAAG GCAGGTGGATTCAACATGTAAACTGCTGCACCAGGCGTCAGGGCGCCCTGCCTCTGACTTCCCCATCCAGCTGCCCGACGAGCCAATTTCCCTCCAGGATGCCCCATCCGGGGTGTTCCGCCTCCCTCCCGGGGATCCTTTCCGTGAGAACAAGATGGTGCTCTGGCTAGGGGTCCTGTCTCTGGGCTTTGCTCTGGTGTGCGATCCCCAGGAGAACCTGATGCTGGCTGAGAACACCCTGCGGCTGGTGGTGAAGTATCTCCTGGAGCATCTGAAGCTGCTAAGCCAGGGCAGCAACGTGGTCCTCAAGGCAGACAAGACCGAGATCATCCTGAGCAAATTCCTGCCCCATGGGCAGTTGCTCTTCCTGAATGATCAGTTTGTCCAGGGACTGGAAAAGGAGCTGGTTGCCTGTCTGTCCAAATAG